The sequence AATCTGCTTCAGGCCAGGGTTGTGGAAAAAGAGGAAGCAAGCACAATTATTCCTTGTACGGAGGCATCCGCAAGTCGAACCAGTGCGCCGGTGCCGCACCCGCTGTTCGATAAGCTGGTCTATGTAGCTGGCGACTATACCCGTTATTACGGGGAAGTCAAGGGAACACCGCATGCGGACTATATGAAGCAATTGCTTGCCTGGTGCGAATCTCCAGCGGCACATTCCAAGGTGCAGAGCGTGTATACCTATTTAAGTAGAGGTACCTTGATTGCCGATTTAGTTCAACGGGAGGTGCTATGGCTTGATGAGAAGGGGCAATTGGCGCCGAAATGGACACCGGCTATGGAGCAGAGATATGGAGAGAAAAAAGCAATTTTCAAGGTCATCGCCTCCGATCAAAGCGCCGCCTTCATCCGGTTTGCCGTTCATGTCCCCGGTGATCCGGAAGATCGGTTGTGGCGAGACCGGTCGGTGCAGGAAGCCTTTATCCGCTATAACGAGATGGAACTGGCTGAGCAGGAGCTTTGCTACGTAACTGGGGAATATTTGCCGTATGCGGACAAGCATACTTCACGTATCCGCAATTCCGGTGACAAAACGAAGCTGATCTCAGCCAACGATTCGCTAGGCTTTACCTATCGCGGACGGTTCCGCAGTGGAAGGGAAGCGGCGGCGGTCAGCTACGAAGTCTCTCAAAAAGGGCATAATGCCCTGAAATGGCTGATTGACCGCCAGGGCGTCACTATTGATGGTAAAGTGTTTCTGGTGTGGGGAATCGATAACCCGGATCTTCCCCCTCCATGGGAAGATGGGCTGGACTTGTACGGCGAAGAGGAGGATGAAGATACAGCGGGAGACGCCGCGCATCGTGAATTCGCCGGACAGTTTCGGCGTGCTATTCACGGCTATCGTTATAATACCGACGACTACAAATCCGAGGTTGTCATCATGGTGCTGGATGCGGCGACGCCGGGACGATTGTCGATTGTATATTACCGAAATTTGAACAAGGAGCTATTTTTTAATCGTCTAAATTATTGGCATGCAACGTGCCGATGGCTGCACCGTTACCGTAAAAACGAACAGAAGGAGATACTTTCGTTCACCGGCGCACCGGCAACGCGGGATATTGCCTTCGCCGCTTACGGCCCGCAGGCGAGCGATAAAGTTGTTAAAGTGCTGCTTGAACGGATGCTGCCATGTATAGTGGACAAGCGTCCTGTCCCGCAGGATATTGTGCGCAGCGCGGTGAACCGTGCCTCCAATCCGGTTGGCATGGAGCCTTGGGAATGGGAGAAGACGCTCAGCATTGCCTGCGCGCTAGTGAAGAAAACATATGAGAAGGAGGGTTTTACCGTGAGCCTTGATGTAGAGAATGAGGACCGCAGCTACTTATTTGGCCGAATGCTGGCAATCGCCGATGTGCTGGAGCGGCGCGCGCTCGGTAAGGAAGAGAAGCGGGCCACGAACGCGGTGAGATACATGAACGTCTTTGCGCAGCATCCGGGACGGACCTGGGAGATTATTCAGTCGAATTTACAGCCTTACCAGGCCAAAATGGGCACGAAGGACGGCATCATCAATTACTGTAATAAAATGCTGGATGAAGTGGGCTCTCGGCTGAAACTGGAAGATTACAATGATAATCGGCTCAATGGACGGTATTTGCTCGGATTTTACAGCCAGCGTAATGAATTGTACAAGAGCAGGGAGCAGAGGGAAGCCGAGGCTGGACAGACTGCCCGGACCGACGAGAGCGCCAATAACGATGTACAAGGAGAGAATGAATAATGAGCACGCTTGATCACAAAATTGATTTTGCCGTTGTATTTTCGGTTCATAATGCTAACCCGAACGGAGACCCGCTGAACGGCAATCGTCCTCGGCAGAACTATGACGGATACGGCGAGGTATCTGATGTCTGCATCAAGCGGAAAATCCGAAATCGCCTTCAGGACATGGGAGAGTCGATTCTCGTGCAGTCCGATGAAAGACGGGGGGATGGCTATCGCAGCATTAAAGAACGGGTAGACGCCAATGCGGAGGTGCAGGAATTCGCCAAGGGAAAAAAAGCAAATAATGACCTGTACGCCCAAGCTGCCTGCAACGCATGGCTGGATGTGCGCAGCTTCGGTCAAGTGTTCGCTTTTGGCGGGGCGGAAGGCTCTGGCAGCGGCGTATCCATCGGGGTTCGCGGACCGGTTTCGATTCATACGGCGGTGAGCATCGACCCGATTGATATTACCAGCATGCAGATCACCAAGAGCGTCAACGCGACCACCCCCAAAGATAATCCGAACAAGAAAAGCCCGGACACGATGGGTATGAAGCACAGAGTGGACTTTGGTGTATATGTTTTTTACGGAAGCATTAATACGCAGTTAGCCGGGAAAACCGGTTTCACCTATGAGGATGCAGAGAAGATACGCGAGGCGCTGGTTACCTTGTTTGAAAATGACACTTCCTCGGCGCGTCCGGACGGCAGTATGGAAGTACATAAAGTCTACTGGTGGGAGCATAAGTCCGGCCTGGGGCAATATTCTTCTGCCAAGGTGCATCGTTCTCTTCAAATTCATTTGAATGAAGGCGTTACTCAGCCAAAATCCTTTGAC is a genomic window of Paenibacillus durus ATCC 35681 containing:
- the cas8c gene encoding type I-C CRISPR-associated protein Cas8c/Csd1, producing MTWLADLYKTYENNAHLTGQFERKKNGREYALIPVSHTTQSSHIEVRLDMEGNLLQARVVEKEEASTIIPCTEASASRTSAPVPHPLFDKLVYVAGDYTRYYGEVKGTPHADYMKQLLAWCESPAAHSKVQSVYTYLSRGTLIADLVQREVLWLDEKGQLAPKWTPAMEQRYGEKKAIFKVIASDQSAAFIRFAVHVPGDPEDRLWRDRSVQEAFIRYNEMELAEQELCYVTGEYLPYADKHTSRIRNSGDKTKLISANDSLGFTYRGRFRSGREAAAVSYEVSQKGHNALKWLIDRQGVTIDGKVFLVWGIDNPDLPPPWEDGLDLYGEEEDEDTAGDAAHREFAGQFRRAIHGYRYNTDDYKSEVVIMVLDAATPGRLSIVYYRNLNKELFFNRLNYWHATCRWLHRYRKNEQKEILSFTGAPATRDIAFAAYGPQASDKVVKVLLERMLPCIVDKRPVPQDIVRSAVNRASNPVGMEPWEWEKTLSIACALVKKTYEKEGFTVSLDVENEDRSYLFGRMLAIADVLERRALGKEEKRATNAVRYMNVFAQHPGRTWEIIQSNLQPYQAKMGTKDGIINYCNKMLDEVGSRLKLEDYNDNRLNGRYLLGFYSQRNELYKSREQREAEAGQTARTDESANNDVQGENE
- the cas7c gene encoding type I-C CRISPR-associated protein Cas7/Csd2, with the translated sequence MSTLDHKIDFAVVFSVHNANPNGDPLNGNRPRQNYDGYGEVSDVCIKRKIRNRLQDMGESILVQSDERRGDGYRSIKERVDANAEVQEFAKGKKANNDLYAQAACNAWLDVRSFGQVFAFGGAEGSGSGVSIGVRGPVSIHTAVSIDPIDITSMQITKSVNATTPKDNPNKKSPDTMGMKHRVDFGVYVFYGSINTQLAGKTGFTYEDAEKIREALVTLFENDTSSARPDGSMEVHKVYWWEHKSGLGQYSSAKVHRSLQIHLNEGVTQPKSFDDDYTCTLQPLDGLEVREYAGL